The Luteitalea sp. sequence GACCATCCACGGTGGCGTGAGATCGCTGCAGCGTGGGCGGTTGGCAGAAGTGCGCGACTACCTGCGCGAGCGGCGCACGCTGTCCCGCATCCTGCCACATCTGGTGCATCCGCTCCCCTTCTTGATCCCTACCCGTCGCGCCCTCTCCCGGCATCGCTGGCTGCTCAGGCCGTACTTCGCGCTGTACGACCTCGTGTCGTTCGACCGAAACGCGCGGACCGACCCATCCACGCAGCTCCCACGGAGTCGCTGGATCCCCCGCGCCGAGTGCCTGGCACATCATCCGCTCCTCGACTCCACGGACGTCACGGGCGCCATGATTTGGCACGACTGTCAGCTGTACAACAGTGACCGCGCCACGCTCGGCTTCGTTCGCAGCGCGGCTGAAGCGGGCGCCGCGGTGGCCAACTACGTCGAGGCGCGATCGCTCATCGTGGACCACGGCCAGGTGCGCGGCGTTCGCGCGTACGACCGCCTGACGGGCGAGGCCCTCGATCTGCGCGCACGCATCGTCTTGGTCGCAGCAGGCCCATGGAGCGAGGCACTCGTGCGCACTGCTTCGACGAAGCGACGCGACCTCGTGCCGGCAGTCTCGCGCGCGATGAATGTCATCGTGCGTCCCATTCCGACAGAGTACGCACTCGGAGGCTCTGCACGTGGTCGGCTTTTCTTCCTCGCGCCTTGGCGCGATGTCACGATTGCCGGCACGAGCCATGACCCGTACGATGGCCAACCGGACGCGCTCGCGGTAGGTCGCGGCGACGTCGAGACGCTGCTCGACGATCTCAACGATGCATTTCCTGGTGCCCGGCTCACGCTCGATGACGTACGACTCGTGCATCGTGGGCTCTTGCCGGCGCACCGTGGCAGCAAAGTTGCGCTCCTGAGGCGCAGCGTGATCCGCGATCATCACAGAGACGGCCTCGACGGCCTCATCTCCATGGTCGGCGTCCGCTATACAACGGCCCGCCACACCGCAGAGCAAGCGGTGACGCGTGCGTTCGCGCGCGCCGGCCAGCGCGTGCCCGCGTCGCGCAGTGCATCGACACCACTTGATGGCGGTGACATTCCCGACCTGGACCTGTTTCTCGCGCGCGGTCTGCGCGACCGGCCCACCGGCATGACCGAGAGCACGATGCGTCGACTGCTCCTCTCCTATGGGACGCGTTGTACCGAGCTGCTGACGATGATGCGGCGCCACCCGGAGCTTGCCCGGCCACTGGCAAAGACGTGCGACGTCAGGCGCGCAGAGATTGTGTACGCAGCGCGGGAGGAAATGGCCATGCGCTTGGCGGACGCGGTGCTGCGCCGCACGGAAGCAGGCTCCGCGGGTCACCCGGGCCGCGACGCACTCTTGGCCGCGGCCGACATCATGACGGAGCTTCACGGCTGGTCCGAAGCCGTCCGAGACGAGGAAATCGCCAACGTCGAACGGGTCTATCGGCTCGAGGAGTGATCCTTCTGGAATCCTACGCGACTGAATCCGCTCAAGCGGTAGCGTGCGTGGATCGGAGCGAGGGGCCTCGCTCTCCGGCGACGTCCTGTCCGTCGGTCAAGGCGCGCTGTATCCGGCGCTGCACCGGCTCGAGCAGCAAGGCTGGATCCGGGCCGAATGGAAAGACTCCGAGCTTGGACGCAGCGCGAAGTTCTACTCGCTGACCCGGCACGGCAGGAAGCAACTGGAGCGGGAGCTGGAAACCTGGAACCGGCTCTCGTCGGCCGTGCGCCTACTGATCCAGAAGGCCTGAGGTGGTCATGCGCCACCTCCCTACCTAACCTCCGCTGACGTCTGGGGATGCTACCGCGGCGACCGCCGGAAGCACATGCTGCTCGAGCAGATTGAAGAGGCTCCGGCGGTAGCCGAAGCGCTCGTCGCTCACGTCGGTCGATGAGGTGATGGCGATCACGAGGTCGAGATCGCGGAAGACGAAGACGTACTGCCCGCCGAAGCCCCACGCGAAGCAGGCCTGCCAGTCATCGAACTGCTGTATCCACCAGCCGTAGCCGTACAAGCGATCGCTATCCCAGCGTGACCGGGTGCGTGGCACGCAGGAAGTGTCGACCCATTCCGCGGACAGAATCCGGCGGTCGCCGACGCGGCCGCGATTCAAATACAGCTCGCCCAACGCCACCATCTGTCGCGGTGTCATGAGCATGTTGTTGCCGCCGAAGTAGATGCCCTGTGGATCCCGCGTCCAGCGCGCCAGCGTGAAGCCAAGCGGTCCGGCCAGCACCTCTTGCGCGAAATCCCGTGTGCTCTTCTTCGTCACCTTTGTCAGGAGCCCAGACAGGAGGTGCGACGTGCCGGTGCTGTATTCCATGGAGGTTCCCGGCGGGCTCACGAGCGGTCGATCCAGCACGTAGCGCACCCAGTTCCGGCTCCGCACCCACCGCCCGTAGCTGTCGCCACTCGTCGATTCGAGGCCGGTTTGCATCGTCAGCGCGTGTTCGACCGTGATTGTGCGCTTCCGCTCATCACCATCCCGCCGGAGCTCCGGAAAGAACGTCCCAATGGGCTCGTTGACCGACGAGATGAGGCCCTGGTCGATGGCGATACCCACCAGCGGCGATGACGCTCTTCGAGGCAGACTTGATGTTCGCGAGCGTGCCAGCCGTGACGCCGGTGGCATAGTGCTCGAGGATGAGGTCGCCACGCCAACTGACCAGGAGGCTGTGAAGCTGTTTCAGCTCGGACGCCGTCTGGCGCGCTTCGGTGAGCACGGGTGTCGCGCTCGGTGAATCGGAAGGTGGCTGCAGCCTCGGGCTCGCGTCGGTCTGCGAGCCCGCAGCCATCAGCGCGGTGAGACCCACGCCCACGAGGAGCGTGAGGCTCAGCACACCGCGATGGATCCAGCGGGCGATGCCTGAGGGGAGAGTCGATCGGAACACTAGTACCTCGTTACGCGGAATCTGACCGGTTCATGCCGGTATCTCGACGAAACGACGCCGGTCCGCAAGCGAATAGCTACCGGCTTGGCGTCCCTACGCTGAAGAGCGTGCCATCACTGCGCAGGAAGAGCGATGCTCACACAACCGGCGACCGTCGAGCCGGCTGAACGCTTCGACAACGAGGAAGATCGCCACCTCACCTCCGCTGCGCGCGAACGCGAACGTCTCCCGGTGTTCACGGCTTCACTGTAGCATCCTGTCGTCGCCCAAGACACGAGGAGGACGGCGCTTGCGTCGGTCTACAAGTTGTGACATAGATCTTCTATGTGATGCGCAGACGACGGGATGAGATTCCGCCCGGCACGCTCGACATGCTGATCCTCAAGACGCTGGCCCGAGGTGCACCGATGCACGGATTCGAGATCGCCGACTCGATCCTGCAGCTGTCCGACGAAGTGCTCCAGGTGGAAGAAGGATCGCTGTACCCGGCATTGCAACGAATGCTCATGAAGGGTTGGCTCGAGGGCGAGTGGGGCCGAACCGTGGACAACCGCCGCGCTCGTTATTACAGGCTCACACGCACCGGACGCAAGCAGTTGGCGGACGAGCTCGCACGTTACCAGCGCGTGTCTTCAGCAATCGCACGCATCGTACAACCGGCCTGAGGAGGATCCACGGATGTCGCCGAGTGAGCTCTGGAGACGTGTGGCCTTCCTGTTCCGCCGTTCGCACCGGATGGACGACCTAGACGAGGAGCTGCAGCTCCATGTGCAGCTCCGCGAACGCCAGCTGCTGCCAGTGTGACGAATCGGCTCCTATGAGCTGGAGGAACCTTATGAAAGTGATGCCCCTCATGGCTGGTATTCTGCTTGCGGCCGGCGCCACAGTGCGCGCCGTCGATCAAGCGCTCGAACGAACCGATCCGCCCGGCGTCTCCAAACCTCAGACCTACTCGCATGTCGTGCGCGCCGGCAACCTGTTGTTCGTTGCAGGCCAAGTGGGATTCGACGCCGACGGCAAGTTGGTCGGGCCAGGCATGTCGGAGCAATACGAACAGTTGCTGAAGAACATGAAGACGGTCCTGGCCTCCCAAGGCGCCGATTTCAGCCATATCGCGAAGATTACAGTTTTCGTC is a genomic window containing:
- a CDS encoding reactive intermediate/imine deaminase (has endoribonuclease activity on mRNA); the encoded protein is MCSSANASCCQCDESAPMSWRNLMKVMPLMAGILLAAGATVRAVDQALERTDPPGVSKPQTYSHVVRAGNLLFVAGQVGFDADGKLVGPGMSEQYEQLLKNMKTVLASQGADFSHIAKITVFVTSIDEFRGADMSEIRAKYFGDVRPASTLVQVVRLAEPEIKIEIEAVAALP
- a CDS encoding serine hydrolase codes for the protein MPPASRLARSRTSSLPRRASSPLVGIAIDQGLISSVNEPIGTFFPELRRDGDERKRTITVEHALTMQTGLESTSGDSYGRWVRSRNWVRYVLDRPLVSPPGTSMEYSTGTSHLLSGLLTKVTKKSTRDFAQEVLAGPLGFTLARWTRDPQGIYFGGNNMLMTPRQMVALGELYLNRGRVGDRRILSAEWVDTSCVPRTRSRWDSDRLYGYGWWIQQFDDWQACFAWGFGGQYVFVFRDLDLVIAITSSTDVSDERFGYRRSLFNLLEQHVLPAVAAVASPDVSGG
- a CDS encoding PadR family transcriptional regulator; translated protein: MRRRRDEIPPGTLDMLILKTLARGAPMHGFEIADSILQLSDEVLQVEEGSLYPALQRMLMKGWLEGEWGRTVDNRRARYYRLTRTGRKQLADELARYQRVSSAIARIVQPA
- a CDS encoding FAD-dependent oxidoreductase; this encodes MIPRSLDPLIPRSLCPLIPRSPSPYRKIPVRRDLSHLGNTTFDLLIVGAGIYGAAAAWDATQRGWSVALIDRDDFGGGTSFNNAKTIHGGVRSLQRGRLAEVRDYLRERRTLSRILPHLVHPLPFLIPTRRALSRHRWLLRPYFALYDLVSFDRNARTDPSTQLPRSRWIPRAECLAHHPLLDSTDVTGAMIWHDCQLYNSDRATLGFVRSAAEAGAAVANYVEARSLIVDHGQVRGVRAYDRLTGEALDLRARIVLVAAGPWSEALVRTASTKRRDLVPAVSRAMNVIVRPIPTEYALGGSARGRLFFLAPWRDVTIAGTSHDPYDGQPDALAVGRGDVETLLDDLNDAFPGARLTLDDVRLVHRGLLPAHRGSKVALLRRSVIRDHHRDGLDGLISMVGVRYTTARHTAEQAVTRAFARAGQRVPASRSASTPLDGGDIPDLDLFLARGLRDRPTGMTESTMRRLLLSYGTRCTELLTMMRRHPELARPLAKTCDVRRAEIVYAAREEMAMRLADAVLRRTEAGSAGHPGRDALLAAADIMTELHGWSEAVRDEEIANVERVYRLEE
- a CDS encoding PadR family transcriptional regulator codes for the protein MRSSGSVRGSERGASLSGDVLSVGQGALYPALHRLEQQGWIRAEWKDSELGRSAKFYSLTRHGRKQLERELETWNRLSSAVRLLIQKA